A stretch of the Vitis vinifera cultivar Pinot Noir 40024 chromosome 16, ASM3070453v1 genome encodes the following:
- the LOC104882199 gene encoding uncharacterized protein LOC104882199 produces the protein MESPPGEHTSMAEQSKINQKSGSQFTKTPSNIVQNPFPKLPPRKYPPQTNRKITQSNVDIHNSPYFKIRSLVHELRPHFVEVLQTPDFQNCNGAHEIRMQMKLMMDLYKKMTMEAPPMGNFKNVSEHQPLSGASVQGKETRVGRRGRKPSKQPKLHLPEQVPTFEKPLQPQFSYIDSQPKGSYIVGGSSLGRNFITFRGSKPVYYGVTKEMHRHSLRQKKVNP, from the exons ATGGAGTCCCCGCCAGGAGAGCACACGTCAATGGCAGAACAatccaaaatcaatcaaaaatcAGGCTCCCAATTCACAAAGACGCCCTCCAACATTGTTCAAAACCCATTTCCAAAACTTCCTCCCCGAAAGTATCCTCCTCAGACCAACAGGAAAATAACCCAGAGTAACGTGGATATTCACAATTCCCCCTACTTCAAAATCCGTTCTCTTGTTCACGAACTTCGACCCCATTTCGTTGAG GTTCTCCAGACACCAGACTTCCAAAATTGCAATGGGGCTCATGAAATTAGAATGC AGATGAAACTTATGATGGATTTATATAAAAAGATGACCATGGAGGCACCTCCAATGGGGaactttaaaaatgtttcagAACATCAGCCTTTGTCAGGTGCAAGCGTTCAGGGAAAAGAAACTCGAGTTGGGCGCCGAGGAAGAAAACCATCAAAGCAGCCAAAGTTACATCTACCTGAACAGGTACCAACATTTGAAAAGCCTCTACAACCGCAATTCAGCTATATTGATAGCCAGCCCAAGGGATCGTACATTGTGGGTGGGTCATCTCTTGGTCGAAACTTCATCACATTTAGAGGCAGTAAACCAGTCTATTATGGGGTGACGAAAGAGATGCATCGACATTCTCTTAGGCAGAAAAAGGTTAATCCATGA